CATAAGTAGGAAGAGTCGATCATTTGTAAAGATACTAATATTCCAAGTATTGTCAAATGATTTGTATGTCACCCTTGTTAACCTTTGTCTAACTTACTTGTTATTTCGTTTGTTCCAGGCTCGGTACACAATGAAATACTGCCATAACAAAGGTACTTTATCCCTCAAGCTCACAGACAATCGTACGGTAAGTAAAGCGCAAAGCACAAGTTAAAATGCTGTAATATTGTCGCAATCGTGGCTAAATCGTTCATCGTTTCACTTGCAGTGTTTGCAGTACAAAACAGAGATCGCGCAAGATCtgaaaaagatggaaaaattcatAGGCAACCTGATGCGACACATGGCGTCCAAGGACAactaatatttattactataggaatatattgtttaaataataacgatgaaaaaggatgaaacgaaaaagaaaaacaaggtATTCACAAGGATTCTAAAGTCCGTTTCTTTTAcgatacatatatgtatatagtatattcatatagatttttttaatttctgtcTTTCATTCCattgggataaaaaaaaaaaaaaaaaaaaaaacagttgcTCTTTCGTTCTTTAATATACAATATGtgcattgaaattattcttcatttgAACTTAAAGCTCGGTGCTTATTTCGGCCTGCTTCTGTGTCGGCGAGTCAGAGTTCTGTAACAACAGATAAATGTTCAATTATTACTTGTTCTTCATTCCGGCGATGGATGGATTAATCATCTTTCATAATTGCAATAGATACTTACAAATCCACATGCAAGAAATAGATTATGTGtatttggaaaatgaaaagaaatcacCCGCCATGACTCAATTCACTCGTAACCTGTGCCACTCTTGTTTAATACCGAAGAAAACTATGTGAAAATAAAGTGGCAGAGGACGATTTGCAaagggaaataaattttttgaaaacaaaaaagtgaaaacaatattgaaaaaataagatcGTTGTTGTACTTGGCTGCTTCTTACAGTCACAATGGGATAAAGAGAGAAGCATCTGCGCGGAGGGGCGAACAAACTTACGATATAATGGGCTGAAGAACTGCATCCAAAGTTGCGTCAGCGGGAGGGTAGATTTCTTGATTTGAAGACAGATCATAGCGTCCCTCTCCCCCCAATTTCTTTTGTTGCTATACCaaagaaaactattttttactAAACTACCACACAGCAGATCAATAAATACAATAGTCTACCACAGTTTCGTTCATCAGCATTTCATTAGAAATTTCGTTTAAACCATCATGATAACAATTAACTGGTGAAACACTGCCAGGATATTTCCATAGTTCAACTGAGAATATTCACTGCAAATTATACTTCTAATAAAATGCTcagatttgacacacacaaaTACGTAGATCACCTTTGCCGTATTAGTTCAATCGTAAGCATTACGCAAAATAGAACTTTATCGAAActcatcaaaaataaaatagtttgGTCAAGTTTCAGAACGCAGTTCTTACAAGTGCAAAAATACGGTAACTGCGAGTAATATTGAAAGCAATAAGCAAAATCCGCGGAAAGCCAAGTTTTGCACACAGTTTTGAAGTTTAAAAGTAAGGTAATTGTCATATTCAACTCTAGCCTATCTTGGGGGTATGATTGAAGATCTGTAAGTCTATCACACATTGTAAAATTGTCGCGACAAGTTTTCATATCTGCAATAGTTTATAATAAGGTAGTTTATCTACTTAATTGTGCAAAGAGCAATTTGTCTTCATACGGGAAACACAAAACGGACACACACAGGATGTGAGACTACGGTATTAGAAAAAGAAGTATTTAGTTCGGCGTTTGTTGATGGATAATTCAAAATACGTACAACTCTTGTAATTCGGGTGCTGCCCGCAGAACTTGAGCAGCAGCTTGAAAAGTCTTGAGGAGTGCTCTCGCCTAGTCCGCTGTCGATATTATTCCCTATCAATATCCTGCCGCCGTTACGACGATAATCAAACTCCTTCCTTGAATTATATTCGTTTCTAGCGCCGCAGAAATGTTTTGAATCAATTCGACCCGCAGATCTCGACGAACTTAAGTTATAACTTCCATCGCGACTATGATGAGCggttcttctctctctctctcttacgcCAAGTGATCCGAAGTTCATTCTGAAAGTGAATCGTTGACAATCTAGGCCTGCAGGAAGGTTCCCGTCGGGGGAAAGACATAGGATACACAACATAACAGTACATAAAATTCGCGGTTTTTGCTTGCGGTAAAGCAGCAAAGTTGCCTGCAGCCAGGTagatacatatacgtacaaaatgaaataaacgGGTGCGTCAAGCTGTTAATCAGTGATTTATTAACGGACTCATgcttttcgaataaataagGGGGCGGGGTGCATGCTTAGACAATGTATACACATGcttggaataaataaaaaaaaaatcgatacaaaaatggagacaaaaagaaaaaaatttatgcataaaaaaaaaaacacatgcAATTAAAAACGagtaaaaacgaaacaacAGATAAGGCTATTCTCGTCTGGGTGTATTATtacgtaaaatataaattttaaacaatgaCTACGGATCCCGTCTCGTCCTCGATAGGAGGGGGTCCGTGCAGTATGCAGCTTGTCTTGAGATCATCGTACCTAGGTAGAGCAGTCGTTTCGACATCCTCAGATCTAGGTATCGGAGGTATCTGCGAATTCTGTACTGCCGACTGAGACGACTGGACGATAGTGTACGGAATCTCTCGCCTCTGCTGCTCGCTCATTCCCGTTGTGTCGATCAAGCCAAACTCcaagtgcctgaaagaattttagaaagaataaatttcatccaCTTACACAGTCACTTAACGGCATCCGACGAGTCAAAATTTTGGTCACAATTTATCGCGCTTTTTCGCAATCTTACTTTCGAAGCTCATCGGGTAAATGCTGCTTGTGAGACGAGGACGGACTTCTGTGCCTGCTCCTGTGCCTTCTCCGCGGTTCCGTGTGACTCACCACCTaataaagagaagaaaaaaaaaaacaaagctcgAAATTACTTAATCTTCACCCGCTGGCCTCATATTCAATTGCTCCGTTCGCGTTGATCGGAATATCAGGTGCTTACCACAGCTCGTTGAACTCCCTCTCCCTTTCTCTTCTGCGCCTCTCTCCACTGGGGTTCCGAATCGACGAGTTCATGCCTAAGCAAgtatgataacaataatatgtatgtatgcgaTACGCCTTGTATAATACGAGTTacggaatgattttttttttatccacccAGAAACGGGTTGTCAACCAAACGTACGTAGTTACCTCGAGTTACGAGAGCTCCTGTGTTTCCGACGGTGTTTCCGATGCCCGGACCGCGAATCCGAGCCCCTTGACAACTCCGACTCGCAATCCGAGTGTCGACTATGCCTTCGGTGACTGTGGCTGTGGCTGTGACTCCTCCGCCTGTGACCACCTCGGCCGTGACTGTCTCCCGAACTCTGGCTCTCCACTGAGCTACTCCTTCGCTGGAGTCTGCTCAGGAGCTAAAAAAATCCAGAGAAACGTACAGGATGCAAGGATTCCGTTCCTTGGCTAATAGCAAGAGCAAGAAAAATGCCAAGCGCAACTTACAGCCGGCGCGGTGCCCGCGGAGCGGACCGACCGAGGACTGGACGAGGTGTAAAGTCCCCTGGGTTGACTCTGGGTCCAAGGTGCGCTTCTCGTGCTCCTGGTGCTTCTGGGACTAGTATCGTTTTGTTGAGTACCGTTGGCGAGGTTCGAGGTCGAAATACTGGATACCGGTACGGGATGAGAGACGGCGTTTGGAGCGGGAACCTCGACGAACGGTCCGGCCATTTCCTGTCCCTCGACAACGCGTCGCTGGGCGCGTCTGCTGGGAGCCCTTTGAAAGGCGGGCGCGGGATTCCGTATCCTGGCGCCGTGGTGCTTCTCGGATCCCGAGGATTGCGGGCTGTAGGAACGGAACCGGGAGTACGGGCTCAGAGGCGGAGGCCCCGTCGCCATAAGACGGAAGAAAGCCTGATGCTCGAGGCAGCACTTCCAAAGATGACGGCAAGCCCCTCGGGACGGCGTTTCGAAACCGTGCGTACGCTCCTCGGAGTTTTTCTCGCTCACTCGGAGCATGAAGTACCTGCCCTACGTGCCATTATTTTAATCACGATACTTGTGCGCGGAGCGCAGCAGCCTTTCAACAGCAGGTAAGATACGTACTCTGCACGTATATGTGGGTATGTCTATACATGAAACAAGTATTATAGGCATACTGACATAAACTAGCGCGCCGCCTCGTTAATTGTTATATATCTTCGGGGCAGAGAAACTTTCAAAAGGTGAATAAGAAAACATTCTGAATACCACACGAAATATACCTGCTATTAGTATTAATATTATCGTGTAACTACTTTTTATATTGCTGCTTTCAGTTTTACTATTCGCGTGTATCGTGCGATGTTAATTATACTAAAATGTGCACGGTGTTTAGGTGTTTACCTACCTTGTAATAGATTTTATTGATTCTCGGCCAGTAGTAGTTTCCCACTTTGTTCTTATTTCGTAAAACTATGATGCCGCTCGGTGTCAGGCCTAGGAAATAATCCACGTTGTCTTCACCCTGCGGAgttgggaaaaaattaaaattatcacGTACAAAAAATGCACTCGGTTATCGCGACAACCGTTGCTTAAACTTGTCTTTGGGACGTACCAAAACTGGATGCAGATCAACTCCGTACATCTCGAGCCATTTCACCTTGTCGAGGTAGTTGAGCTCAGCGGCCGAAGGAAGTTGACCTCTGGATAATAACAATTGATCAATGTACGATAACACAATTTTTCTAATGCTTAATCCGCGTCAACTGTAAACGAtgagtatacctatacatatgtgtatttACACATATAGCTGACCTGCAATGGAACGAAAACAACTCAATAAAACTCTCAACTCACACGAGGCTTTTGTGTAATTCGGCGATTCGGGATTCCAGCTCTGCCGTTTGATTGGCGAGAAATCGAAACTCGGTCACGTAACCCGTCGAATGTCTTCTCGTGTCGTAGTCTCCGAGTTCCGCTATAATTGGGTAATAAAACGAAGAGTGAGAATTCGTTCGTATATCAATATAAGCAGGTATACAGGGAACCACGCGTTCTCCCATATAATTAAATCGCAGCTCGTATGCTGCTACACCACGTAACAACGTATATCGCGTGCGATATGCCCATATTATCAGACGTACAATGtagtaagaaaatttttatacaagaaATATCGCCTCCCAATTTATTCCGCGTTTctgtacacgtatgtataccGTGTATATAactcatgtatatgtatatatagtgCACACACAACGTGATCGAGGACTGTCACCCACAGGCGACCAACGTATTCCGACTGCGActgaaacgtttttttattccgtatAGTCAATTTGCCGTTTGCGAATTACAGCTGTTTGAAATTGGAGAAAGAGATTTTTACGAGAATCGCATTTGTTACAGCCTGTGGGGCGATAGTCCTGGGTCACCGTGTATATATCTTTCTCGAGTCGGCTTGAATTATCATCATGGGAACGTGTACAAAACGGAAGCCAACTCCCCTTTTCACGTCGATAAACAATGATAATTTCACAATTAGCATGACGAAGAGTTCCGCACCTCGCCGGAATTATTCTGCCTTTCAGTTATCACTTCTTTTTCAAcacttcaaaattttattttccctaCTTTTCGTCAAATCCTATGACCCCATATAGTTTGCCATTAAATTCTTCTCTACGCCTTGTCATTACGGACTCGTATTACCTGTATGTTATATTTCTGAGCCCGGGTAACGTTATTACCGTACGGTATAAACTTGCAGGGTGATAACTGATAGGTTGCTCGCATTAACGGGCCGGTTAATTGGCACGGTCACGCgtttacaaaagaaataatacgAGAGTGGTTGAAGCGAGGCTAATTACTAAACGTGTTTAAGATAGagtatttaatatatatatatatatacatatatgtatgtacgttatacatacattgtaTGCGAACGAGTATTCCGGGTAACTTGAACTCGTATATTATAAAAAGGTGACGATTATTCAAGGTTTTATAGATTCTTGATTTGAAAACCAGTACGAGAGCGAACATTTCTCAAACGATTTTATACAAGGTATGAAATTACGCAAAACTGGAAGTGCGAATGACATACGTGCAAATGATACGTAT
This region of Neodiprion fabricii isolate iyNeoFabr1 chromosome 7, iyNeoFabr1.1, whole genome shotgun sequence genomic DNA includes:
- the LOC124187216 gene encoding signal recognition particle 9 kDa protein; this encodes MTYLKSWEEFEKVAERLYLQDPLKARYTMKYCHNKGTLSLKLTDNRTCLQYKTEIAQDLKKMEKFIGNLMRHMASKDN
- the LOC124187214 gene encoding band 4.1-like protein 4 isoform X1, whose translation is MVVEWLCPGLRPAGRRRPRLLHCKVILLDEHELLQDVLSTNPGQELLDRVFRHLNLLETAYFGLRYLDHENQTQWLDPSKKIGKQLKNQGSGNGGDGNPDVHTLYFGVKFYAADPCKLVEEITRYQFFLQVKQDILQGRLPVSFDLAAELGAYVVQSELGDYDTRRHSTGYVTEFRFLANQTAELESRIAELHKSLVGQLPSAAELNYLDKVKWLEMYGVDLHPVLGEDNVDYFLGLTPSGIIVLRNKNKVGNYYWPRINKIYYKGRYFMLRVSEKNSEERTHGFETPSRGACRHLWKCCLEHQAFFRLMATGPPPLSPYSRFRSYSPQSSGSEKHHGARIRNPAPAFQRAPSRRAQRRVVEGQEMAGPFVEVPAPNAVSHPVPVSSISTSNLANGTQQNDTSPRSTRSTRSAPWTQSQPRGLYTSSSPRSVRSAGTAPALLSRLQRRSSSVESQSSGDSHGRGGHRRRSHSHSHSHRRHSRHSDCESELSRGSDSRSGHRKHRRKHRSSRNSRHELVDSEPQWREAQKRKGEGVQRAVVVSHTEPRRRHRSRHRSPSSSHKQHLPDELRKHLEFGLIDTTGMSEQQRREIPYTIVQSSQSAVQNSQIPPIPRSEDVETTALPRMNFGSLGVRERERRTAHHSRDGSYNLSSSRSAGRIDSKHFCGARNEYNSRKEFDYRRNGGRILIGNNIDSGLGESTPQDFSSCCSSSAGSTRITRVQQKKLGGEGRYDLSSNQEIYPPADATLDAVLQPIISTLTRRHRSRPK
- the LOC124187214 gene encoding band 4.1-like protein 4A isoform X3; amino-acid sequence: MVVEWLCPGLRPAGRRRPRLLHCKVILLDEHELLQDVLSTNPGQELLDRVFRHLNLLETAYFGLRYLDHENQTQWLDPSKKIGKQLKNQGSGNGGDGNPDVHTLYFGVKFYAADPCKLVEEITRYQFFLQVKQDILQGRLPVSFDLAAELGAYVVQSELGDYDTRRHSTGYVTEFRFLANQTAELESRIAELHKSLVGQLPSAAELNYLDKVKWLEMYGVDLHPVLGEDNVDYFLGLTPSGIIVLRNKNKVGNYYWPRINKIYYKGRYFMLRVSEKNSEERTHGFETPSRGACRHLWKCCLEHQAFFRLMATGPPPLSPYSRFRSYSPQSSGSEKHHGARIRNPAPAFQRAPSRRAQRRVVEGQEMAGPFVEVPAPNAVSHPVPVSSISTSNLANGTQQNDTSPRSTRSTRSAPWTQSQPRGLYTSSSPRSVRSAGTAPALLSRLQRRSSSVESQSSGDSHGRGGHRRRSHSHSHSHRRHSRHSDCESELSRGSDSRSGHRKHRRKHRSSRNSRHELVDSEPQWREAQKRKGEGVQRAVVVSHTEPRRRHRSRHRSPSSSHKQHLPDELRKHLEFGLIDTTGMSEQQRREIPYTIVQSSQSAVQNSQIPPIPRSEDVETTALPRTLTRRHRSRPK
- the LOC124187214 gene encoding band 4.1-like protein 4 isoform X2, which gives rise to MVVEWLCPGLRPAGRRRPRLLHCKVILLDEHELLQDVLSTNPGQELLDRVFRHLNLLETAYFGLRYLDHENQTQWLDPSKKIGKQLKNQGSGNGGDGNPDVHTLYFGVKFYAADPCKLVEEITRYQFFLQVKQDILQGRLPVSFDLAAELGAYVVQSELGDYDTRRHSTGYVTEFRFLANQTAELESRIAELHKSLVGQLPSAAELNYLDKVKWLEMYGVDLHPVLGEDNVDYFLGLTPSGIIVLRNKNKVGNYYWPRINKIYYKGRYFMLRVSEKNSEERTHGFETPSRGACRHLWKCCLEHQAFFRLMATGPPPLSPYSRFRSYSPQSSGSEKHHGARIRNPAPAFQRAPSRRAQRRVVEGQEMAGPFVEVPAPNAVSHPVPVSSISTSNLANGTQQNDTSPRSTRSTRSAPWTQSQPRGLYTSSSPRSVRSAGTAPALLSRLQRRSSSVESQSSGDSHGRGGHRRRSHSHSHSHRRHSRHSDCESELSRGSDSRSGHRKHRRKHRSSRNSRHELVDSEPQWREAQKRKGEGVQRAVVVSHTEPRRRHRSRHRSPSSSHKQHLPDELRKHLEFGLIDTTGMSEQQRREIPYTIVQSSQSAVQNSQIPPIPRSEDVETTALPSNKRNWGERDAMICLQIKKSTLPLTQLWMQFFSPLYQL